CGCCGCAACAACCGCCTGTTCCCGTCGAAGGGCTTCATCCACTTCGGCTCGGTGGAGTTCGCCCCGGACTTCCTCGGCGGCACGTTCCTCTACAACCGGTACACGGCGTACTCGCGCTTGTACTTCCCGATGCCGCTGGGCTTCGTCTTCAAGACGAACGCCACCGTGGGCTACATCCAGCAGTTGGACTCGAACAAGCCGCTGCCCATCTCCGAACTCTACTACGTGGGCGGCATCAACAGCGTCCGCGGCTACTTCCTGCGCAGCATCAGCCCGTCCGTGAAGGTTCCGCGCTCCGGCAGTCCGGACGCGACCATCACCGACTTCCGCGTGGGTGGTAACAAGCAGCTCGTCTTCAACTTCGAACTGGAATTCCCCATCTTCGAAAAGGCCGGTCTGCGCGGCGTGGTTTTCTACGACGCGGGTAACGCTTTTGCCGCCAACGAGCGTTTCTTCGAGGACCGGCAGGACAAGCTGCCGCTCGGTCTCTTCCATGCCGCCGGCTTCGGCTTCCGCTGGTTCTCTCCCATTGGCCCTCTTCGCTTCGAGTGGGGCATCCCGCTCACCAGGCGGCCAGAGGACGACAGAATCTTGTTCGAGTTCACTATCGGCAACTTCTTCTGATAAGCCCTTGGCCCGCCGTCCGGGGCCCGCCCCCACGGGCGGAGGGAATTGAAGAAGCCCGATAGGCGTACGTCGGAGCCTGTACCCTTCCTGAGGAGTCGCTGAACATGTCGCTTCGCACCACCATCGCGGCCGCCGCCGCTGCCCTGTCGCTCGGCCTTCCGGTGGCCGCCTCCGCTGCTGACGTGAAGGTCGCCTACGTCGACCTGCAGAAGGTCATGCTGGAGGTGGATGATGGAAAGGCCGCCAAGACCCGCCTCCAGAAGTGGCTCGAGGACCGCCAGAAGGAAATCGACAAGGAGCAGAACGCGCTCCGCACGGAGAAGGAGACGCTCGACAAGCAGTCCAGCGCGATGAGTGCGGAGAACAAGGCCCAGAAGGAGGCCGAGCTCCAGCGCAAGGTCATGCTGCTCGCCCAGAAGTGGGAGAAGAGCCGCTCCGAGGCCGCGACGAAGGAGCAGCAGGAGATGCAGCCGATCATCCAGAAGATCGACGGCATCATCGCCGTCATCGCCGAGCGCGATGACCTGGGCTTCGTGCTGGAGCGCCGTGACTCGGGCATCGTGTTCGCCCGCTCGGTGCACGACATCTCCAACGAGGTCATCCGGGCGTACAACGCCTCGAAGAAGACGGCGGCCAAGGACGCCCCGACGAAGAAGTAGCCTCGTCACTCCCTACTCGTGCAGACCGCTCCCATGCCCCGACAGCTCGGGGAGCTCGCCGCCCACGTCGGTGGTGAGCTCCTCGGTGATTCCTCACTGCTCATCCACGGACTCAACGGCCTTGAAGAAGCGGGCCCGGGAGACGTGTCCTTCTACGGAAACGCGCGCTACCGCCGCCAGTTCGAGACCTCCAAGGCCTCGGCCGTGCTGGTGGGCCATGACGCGCCGCCGCGAGAGGGCGTCGCGCTGGTGCGGGTGGCCAACCCGCATCTGGCCTACGCGAAGCTGCTGCAGTTGTTCCATCCGACGGCCCGTCCCGCCGCCGGTGTGCGTCCGGGGGCCTGGGTCCATCCCGAGGCCACGGTGCATCCGGAGGCGGTGGTGCTGCCTGGCGCCTCGGTGGACCGGGGTGGCCGCGTGGGCGCGCGCACGGTGCTGTACCCGGGCGCGTACGTGGGCGAGCAGGCCGAGGTGGGAGACGACTGCATCCTGTACCCCAACGTGACGGTGCGCGAGCGCTGCATCGTGGGCGCGCGGGTCATCCTCCACGCCTCCAGCGTGGTGGGGGCGGACGGCTTCGGCTTCGCTTTCAACCCGGAAGGCGAGACGGGGCCGGAGCACTTCAAGATTCCCCAGGTCGGCATCGTCCGCATCGAGGACGACGTCGAGGTGGGCGCGTGCACGTGCATCGACCGGGCGACGGTGGGCGAAACCGTCGTGGGCCGAGGCTCGAAGCTCGACAACCTGGTGCAGATCGCCCACAACGTGCGCGTCGGGCCGCTGTCGCTCATCTGCGCGCAGGCCGGTGTCTCGGGCTCGGCGGAGATTGGCACGGGCGTGGTGCTGGCGGGGCAGGTGGGCGTGGTGGGCCACATCCGCGTCGGTGACCTGGCCAAGGTGGGCGCGCAGTCCGGCGTGGCGCACGACGTGCCGGACGGCCAGGTCGTGAGTGGCAGTCCGGCCATTCCCCACCGGGAGTGGCTGCGTGCCAGCGCCGCGGCGGGTCAGATGGCCGACCTGCTCAAGGAAGTGCGGGCCTTGCGGCGCCGGGTCGAGACGCTCGAGAAGGAAAAGGGGCCTTGATGGACATCGGAGAGATTCTCAATCTGCTGCCGCACCGGTACCCGTTCCTGCTGGTGGACCGGGTGGTGGAGATCGTCCCGGGCCAGAAGCTGGTTGCCTACAAGAACGTCACCATCAACGAGCCCTTCTTCAACGGCCACTTCCCGGGGCACCCGGTGATGCCGGGAGTGCTCATCCTGGAGGCGTTGGCGCAGGCGACGGCCATCCTCGCGTACAAGAGCGAGAACATGGATCCGGCGCGCAAGCTCACCTACCTGATGGGGGTGGACGGCGCGCGCTTCCGCAAGCCGGTGCTGCCGGGTGACCGGCTCCAATTGGAGATCGAGGTCATCCGTCACAAGGGCGCCGTCTGGAAGACCAAGGGCCTGGCGACGGTGGACGGCGTACGCGTCTCCGAAGGCGAGTTCCTGGCAACCGTCGTCGACAAGGACGCCGCAGCGGCTGACAACGCGGCACCCTGACGCGCGCGCCCCGCGAGCAAGAGGAAACTTCATGGCTCAGGTTCATCCGACCGCGGTGGTCCATTCCGGCGCCCGGCTCCACGAAACAGTCGAAGTCGGTCCCTATTCGGTCATCGGTCCCCAGGTGACGCTCGGCGCGGGCACCCGCGTGGGGCCGCATGTCGTCATTGAGGGCCGCACGACGCTGGGCGAGCGCAACCGCATCTTCCAGTTCGCTTCGGTGGGCGCCGACCCGCAGGACCTGAAGTACGCGGGCGAGGACACGGAGCTGGTGCTCGGCGACGACAACCAGATTCGTGAGTTCGTCTCCCTGCACAAGGGCACCGCGGGCGGCGGCGGGGCCACGCGCGTGGGCAGCGGCAACCTCTTCATGGCCAACTGCCACGTCGCGCACGACTGCGTGGTGGCCAATGGCTGCCGCATTGGCAACGGGTCCGCGCTGGCGGGCCACGTCACCATGGAGGACCACGTCATCATCAGCGGCCTGGCGGCGGTGCATCAGTTCACCCGGCTGGGCAAGCACGCCTTCATCTCCGGCGGCGCGATGGTGACCATGGACATCCCGCCGTACGCCACCGCCCAGGGTGACCGGGCGGAGCTGGTGGGCCTCAACACGGTGGGCCTGGAGCGCAACGGCTTCTCGAAGGAGCAGATCGAGCGCGTCAAGGAGGCGCACCGCATCCTGTTCCGCTCGAAGCTGACGCTCCAGGAGGCCATGGTGCGGCTGCGCGCGGAGTTGGCGGGCCACTCCGAGGTGGACCACCTCATCCAGTTCATCCAGCAGAGCAAGCGCGGCCTGACGCGCTGACGCCGTGGGCGACGGAGGGGAGTCAGCGATGGAGCGGATTGGCCTCATCGCGGGCAACGGCCGGCTGCCGTTTCTCTTCGCGCGGGCGGCGCGCAAGAAGGGGCTGGAAGTCGTCGCCGTGGCGCACCGGGGAGAGACGGACCCGGCCTTGGCCTCGGAAGTGGACCGCCTGACGTGGGTGCGCGTCGGGCAGGTGGACCGCATCCAGAAGGCCTTCCGGGAAGCCGGCGTGAAGCAGGCGGCCATGGCGGGTGGTATCGGCCGGGTGCGCGCGTTGGCGGAAGCGCGGCCGGACCTGGGCGCGGTGCGCATCATCTCCAAGCTGCGCAGCTTCCGGGATGACGCGCTCCTGCGCGCGGTGGCCGCGGACTTCGAGTCGCGCGGCGTCACCATCATCGCCCCCACGGACTTCCTGGGCGAGGTGCTGTGCCCGGAGGGCCACCTCGCGGGGCCCGGCTGCACCCAGCGCAGGAGAAGGACGTTGCCCTGGGCCGCGAGGTGGCGGTGCTGCTGGGGCAGGCGGACGTCGGGCAGACGGTGGTGGTGCACAACGGCCACGTGCTCGCGTTGGAGGCGGTGGAGGGCACGGACGAGGCCATCCGCCGCGGTGGCCGGCTCGGCGGCAACGTGGGCGCCGTCGTCGTGAAGCGGTCCAAGCCGCAGCAGGACCTGCGCTTCGACCTGCCCGCCGTGGGGCCTCGCACCCTGGACGTCATGCAGGAGGTCGGCGCGCGCGTGCTGGCGCTCGAGGTGGGGCGCACGGTGCTGCTGGACGCCCCGGCCCTGTTCGCGGGCGCCGAAGCCGCGGGTATCACCATCGTCGGCGTGCCCTGAGCAGGTGACGTCGGGCCTGGCGCGCCGCACAGGTGGCGCATGCTGGCCTGCATGTCGGGTTGCCACGCACCGGGGCCCCGGCTCCCTGTCTGGCCGTCCCCAGGGCCAGGGGCGATTGAATACCGTCGCACCTCCAACGTCCCCTGCGGGGAGCGTTTCCCTGTACGCCGCCTCGTCCTACCCTCGCGGAGGAACCTGCCGACCACGCCCGAGGACTTCACCGCGCCATGACTGCCCGCCTGCTGCTCGTCACCCTGGTCCTGTCCTCAGCGACGCCCGCGTCGGCGGAAGCCATCCGTGTCTCCCTGGAAGGGCGCGCGGTGCTGGGAGAGAAGCTCCCCGCGCTGCTCGTCCACATCGAGGAACCCATCGCGGGCTTCGAGGTGAAGTTGAAGCGCAGTGACGGTGAGTCGGTGGAGGTGAAGGGCGGAGGCAATCCGGGCATCACCCGCCGCATCGAGCTGGCGCAGCCCGAAGGCCGCTTCCACTACGAGGGAGCGCTCACGGTGCGATTCCCGGATGCGGAAGCGGGCGAAATGCCGTTGTCCTTCGACACGGAGCTGTATGGCCCGTTGAAGGTGGACGTGCGCCGGGAGGACGTGGACGTGGCTGCGCGCCGGCTGCGCTTCGTCCTGAACCGGCCCGCGAAGCGCGCGGAGCTGACGGTGCTGATGGACACCGGGAAGAAGGCCTTCGAGGGCGAGGTGCCATTCAAGGGCGAGGCGGCGGGCACGCCCCTGGATCTGACGTGGCCGGCGGAGGAGGGGCGGGTGATGAAGATCTCCCTCCGGGCGTTCGACACGGCGGAGTTCTACACGGGCGTCGACCTGTTTCCGTGGCAGGTGGACATTCCGCACGAGGAGGTGAACTTCGCCTCGGGCCGTGCGGACATCCCGGCGGCGGAGCGGGGCAAGCTGGACAAGAGCCACGCGCTCATCGCGGAAGCGCTGGCCAGGTATGGCCGCTTCGCCTCGCTGCGGCTCTACGTGATTGGCCACACGGACACCGTGGGAGCGGCGGCGGAGAATCAGGCGTTGTCGCTGCGGCGGGCGAAGAGCCTGGCGGCGTATTTCCGGAAGAAGGGCCTGCGGGTGCCCGTCTTCTACGAAGGGCTGGGAGAAGCGGCCCCGGCGGTCGTGACGCCGGACGAGACGGCGGAGGCGGCCAACCGCCGGGCGGAATACATCATCGCGGTGGAGGACCCGGTGCTGCAGCACGCGCCGCGTCCCGCGCGGTGGCGGAAGCTGTAGCGCAGTCACCGACGGAGAAAAGAGGACGCATGGACCGATTCCACCGGAAGGTGTGGGTGTTGCTCGGGTTGGGCGTGCTGGGTGGCACGGGATGCGCGCATCAGGCGCCTCTCGCGGTGCGGCAGGGGGTGGAGGCGGAGAAGTGTGAGCTCGTCCACCGGCTCATGAAGGAGCCCGTGCCGTCCCAGGTGGTCCAGCAGGTCGCCGCGACAGGCCGCGACGAGCCCGCGCCGGTGGTGGTGTACGTCCGCAGGCCCGAGCAGGCGATGCTGGAGCGCTTCTTCAGCGGAGACGCGCCGAGCTGCGGTGACGCCACCTTCAAGGTGGTGCAGGAGAACGTGCTCGACGCCGTGGTGGTGTACCTGCAGGAGGTCCAGGACGGCTACGCCTACGACGCGCGCCGCGCGAGCCACGACGAGCTGTCCCTGGAGGGCAAGCCGCAGGGCATGTTGAAGCGCCGCGGCCCGGAGTGGGTCGCCTTCCCCGGTCCTACTTGAGCAGCTCCTTGGCGCCGTCCGCCATGAACTGCACCGCGATGGCGGCCAGGATGAGTCCCATCACCCGCTCGACGATGGCGACGCCGGACTGACGCAGCACGCGCTGGATGAGGCCGGACGCCCGGAGGATGAAGTAGCTGGACACGAAGGTCAGCACGACGGCGGCCAGCACCGGCAGGGCGGAGACGAGCGTGTCGCCCTTGGCCATCAGCACCATGGCGGTGGCGATGGCGCCCGGCCCCGCGAGCAGCGGAATGGCGAGCGGGACAATGGCCACGTCTTCCTTCACCACGCCTTCTTGTTCCTCGGAGGGCGTGGTGCGCGTCTCGGATGGACGGGCCCGGAGCATGTCCAGCGCGGTGATGAGCAGCAGGATTCCGCCGGCCACCCGGAAGGCGCCCAGCGACACGCCGAACACCTTGAAGATGACGCCGCCGAAGAGGGCGAAGAACAGCATCATCCCGCACGCCACCAGACAGGCGCGCATCGCGGTGCGGCGCACCTTCTCCTGGGTGTCACCGGCCGTCATCGCCAGGAACAGCGGGACGACGCCAATGGGGTCCACCACGAAGAAGATGGCGGACAGCGAGACGAGGAAGAGCGACAGGTATTCCGACATGGCGGAGCGGGCCTACACCGTCATCCGCAGCTTCCACACCATGGTGAGAGCCTCGGCGAAGATTTTCTTGCTCATCTTCGAGTGGCCCACGCGCCGGTCCTCGAAGACGATGGGGACCTCGCGCACGGTGAAGCCCTTGCGCAGCGTGCGGTACGTCAGCTCGATTTGGAACGCGTAGCCGGTGCTTTTCACCGCGTCCAGGTCGATGGCCTCCAGCACCCGGCGGTGGAAGCACTTGAAGCCGCCCGTGAGGTCCTGGATGCCCACGCCCAGAATGGACCGTGCGTAGAGGCTGCCGCCGCGGCTGATGATTTGCCGGCCCACGCCCCAGTTCACGGTGCCGCCGCCGGTGACGTAGCGCGAGCCCAGCACCAGGTCCGCGCCGGCCTCGGCCGCGTCCAGGATGCCGGAGAGGTAGCGCGGGTCATGGCTGAAGTCCGCGTCCATCTCCAGGATGTACGTGTACTGCTCGGCCAGCGCCCAACGGAAGGCGGCGAGGTAGGCGCGGCCCAGGCCCTCCTTCTTCTCGCGGTGCAGCACGCGCACGCGCGAGTCCGCCTGGGCGAGCCCGTCCGCGAGCTGCCCGGTGCCATCGGGCGAGTTGTCGTCGACGATGAGGATGTCGACCCGAGGGTCGGCCGCCAGCACCGCCTGGACGATGGCCTCGATGTTTTCCCGCTCGTTGTACGTGGGGATGCAGACCAGGGCAGGGTTCATGACCCGGCCGACATACCCTAAACGCGGCCCGGGGGCAGCAGCTCCAGCACGGACTCCGCCGCCCGGGCGGCCGCGCCCGTCTCCCCCAGCCGTCCCCGCATCTCCGCCAACCCCTGGAGCATCTCCTCTCGGGGAGCACCGGGTATCCAGACGCGGCGGACCTCCTCCGCGATGCGGTCGGGCGACATGTCGTCTTGGAGCAGCTCGGGGACGACCTTCCGGCCCGCAAGCAGGTTGATGAGGGACACGAAGGCCACCTTCAGCATCAACCGGCCCACCCAATAGGTGATGCGTGACACGCGGTAGACGACCACCAGTGGACGCTGCATCAGCCCGGCTTCCAGTACGGCGGTACCGGAGGCCACCACCGCGGTGTCGCTGGCGCCCACGACCTCGGGGGCCCGGCCTTCCACCAGGATGGGCGTCAGGCCACTGCCCTCGAAGCGGGACGTCACCTCCACCCGGTCGATGGTGGGCGCGACGGGGACCACGACCTGGAGGCCGGGCCGCTCAGCGGCGAGCCGTTTCGCGGCCTCCACCATGTCGGGCAGCAGCCGTCGGATTTCGCTCATCCGGCTGCCCGGAAGGAGCGCCAGGGTGGGGGCGTCCGTCGCCAACCCGAGCCGCTCACGGAAGGTGGCGGCGGTCTGCGGCGCGGGCATCTGCTCCAGCACGGGGCTGCCGACGTAGCGGGCGCTGACCCCGGCTTCCCGGTAGAAGTCCTCCTCGAACGGGAGGATGCAGAGCATCCGGTCCACCAACCGTTTGATGGTGCGCACCCGTCCCCGGCGCCAGGCCCAAATCATGGGAGACACGTAGTAGGCGACAGGCACCCCGAGCGCCTTGAGCTTCTTGGCCAGCCGCAGGTTGAAGTCCGGGATGTCCACCAGGATGGCCACGTCGGGCTTCCGGTCGGCGGCGGCCCCGGCCAGTCCCTTCAGGATTTGGAGGATGCGGGGAATCCGGGGCAGCACCTCGGTGATGCCCATGACGGACACCTCCCGGGCGTCGAAGAGCAGCTCCACTCCCTGGCTGGCCAGGCGGGCGCCGCCCATCCCAAAGAAGGTGAGGTCGGGGCGGCGGGAGCGGAGCGCGGCGACGAGCTCGGCGGCGTGGGTATCGCCTGACGCCTCACCGGCGACCACGAGGATGCGGGGGGGATTCGTCATGAGAGGGGCGCGCATCGTACCTGATGCGGGAGCGGGTGAAGGTGTAGACTGTGGCCCCTTGAAGACGCTTCTGCTCGCCGAGAGCCACCCCCCCACGCTCGAGCACCTGAAGGGCTTGCTCTCGCAGGCCGGGTACACCGTTCGCGCGGTGAATGATCCGGTGGCGGTGCTGGAGCACTTCGCGGCGGACAACCCGGATGTGGTGGTGCTGTCGGTGGACCTGCCGCGCGTGGACGGCGCGCACGTGGTGCATCTTCTCCGGGGACATGGGCAGGGCGGTCGGGTGCCCATCGTCGCCATCGACAAGGGACACCTCGGGCGTGCGCGGGGCGTGAGCTCGGTGCTGGACCTCAAGGTGAACGCCTACGTCGCGGACCCGCTCAAGCCCGGCGAACTGGTGCCCCGGCTGGAGTCGTTGGTGCGCGCCGCGCAAGCGGTGCAGCTCACGGGGCTCGCGGCCACGCTCTCCCGGCCCGCGGTGAACTCGGGCGAGCTGAAGGGCTACCCCCTGCCGGCGCTGATGCACTCCATCTACCGGCTGCGCCGGGACGGCGTGCTCGTGGTGGCGCACGGAGGCTTGAGCCGGCGCGTGTATTTCCTGCGGGGCGGGCCGGTGAGCTACGACTCGACGGCGAAGGCGGACTCGCTCCCCAGCTTCCTGCTCGCGCGCAACGTCCTCAACGCCCAGCAGGCGGAGCGGGTGAAGGAGGCGTTGGACTCCGGCCTTCGCATCGGCGCGGCGCTCGCGGACGCGGGCGTGGAAGCCGCGGGAGATGAGCTGCTGCAACTGCTACGCGACTACGACCGGGACGGCGTGGAGCGTGTCCTCGGCATGCGCGAGGGGCGCTACGCCTTCTACGCGGGCGACGACTTCACCTCGGAAGTCGCGTCCGTGGACCTGCCGCCCCTGGCGTCGGTGTTGGATGGTGCGCGGCGCTGCTTTCCGATGAAGGTGATGGCCGCCTCGCTGCGGGCGCACATGGGTGACTACCCGGTGCGCTCGCAGGAGTTCGGGCGCGACCTGCAGGCCATGGCGCTGGACACGGATGACCTGAAGATCGCCATGCAGGTCAACGGCCGCATCGCGCTGAAGGACCTGCTGGCGCACGGGCGCGGCGAGCTGCGCATGGCGTACTCGCTGCTGTGGTTCCTGAAGCTGACGGGTGGGGTGACATTCTCCTCCTCGCCGGTGGCCACGGGCGCGGACATGTTGTCCGCGGCGGTGCTTCCGGACCGCATCGCGCCGCGCAAGCGCAAGGCGCTGCCTCCGGAGACGGC
This genomic window from Myxococcus hansupus contains:
- a CDS encoding OmpH family outer membrane protein — its product is MSLRTTIAAAAAALSLGLPVAASAADVKVAYVDLQKVMLEVDDGKAAKTRLQKWLEDRQKEIDKEQNALRTEKETLDKQSSAMSAENKAQKEAELQRKVMLLAQKWEKSRSEAATKEQQEMQPIIQKIDGIIAVIAERDDLGFVLERRDSGIVFARSVHDISNEVIRAYNASKKTAAKDAPTKK
- the lpxD gene encoding UDP-3-O-(3-hydroxymyristoyl)glucosamine N-acyltransferase, with amino-acid sequence MPRQLGELAAHVGGELLGDSSLLIHGLNGLEEAGPGDVSFYGNARYRRQFETSKASAVLVGHDAPPREGVALVRVANPHLAYAKLLQLFHPTARPAAGVRPGAWVHPEATVHPEAVVLPGASVDRGGRVGARTVLYPGAYVGEQAEVGDDCILYPNVTVRERCIVGARVILHASSVVGADGFGFAFNPEGETGPEHFKIPQVGIVRIEDDVEVGACTCIDRATVGETVVGRGSKLDNLVQIAHNVRVGPLSLICAQAGVSGSAEIGTGVVLAGQVGVVGHIRVGDLAKVGAQSGVAHDVPDGQVVSGSPAIPHREWLRASAAAGQMADLLKEVRALRRRVETLEKEKGP
- the fabZ gene encoding 3-hydroxyacyl-ACP dehydratase FabZ; the protein is MDIGEILNLLPHRYPFLLVDRVVEIVPGQKLVAYKNVTINEPFFNGHFPGHPVMPGVLILEALAQATAILAYKSENMDPARKLTYLMGVDGARFRKPVLPGDRLQLEIEVIRHKGAVWKTKGLATVDGVRVSEGEFLATVVDKDAAAADNAAP
- the lpxA gene encoding acyl-ACP--UDP-N-acetylglucosamine O-acyltransferase; its protein translation is MAQVHPTAVVHSGARLHETVEVGPYSVIGPQVTLGAGTRVGPHVVIEGRTTLGERNRIFQFASVGADPQDLKYAGEDTELVLGDDNQIREFVSLHKGTAGGGGATRVGSGNLFMANCHVAHDCVVANGCRIGNGSALAGHVTMEDHVIISGLAAVHQFTRLGKHAFISGGAMVTMDIPPYATAQGDRAELVGLNTVGLERNGFSKEQIERVKEAHRILFRSKLTLQEAMVRLRAELAGHSEVDHLIQFIQQSKRGLTR
- a CDS encoding OmpA family protein — translated: MTARLLLVTLVLSSATPASAEAIRVSLEGRAVLGEKLPALLVHIEEPIAGFEVKLKRSDGESVEVKGGGNPGITRRIELAQPEGRFHYEGALTVRFPDAEAGEMPLSFDTELYGPLKVDVRREDVDVAARRLRFVLNRPAKRAELTVLMDTGKKAFEGEVPFKGEAAGTPLDLTWPAEEGRVMKISLRAFDTAEFYTGVDLFPWQVDIPHEEVNFASGRADIPAAERGKLDKSHALIAEALARYGRFASLRLYVIGHTDTVGAAAENQALSLRRAKSLAAYFRKKGLRVPVFYEGLGEAAPAVVTPDETAEAANRRAEYIIAVEDPVLQHAPRPARWRKL
- a CDS encoding MarC family protein, which codes for MSEYLSLFLVSLSAIFFVVDPIGVVPLFLAMTAGDTQEKVRRTAMRACLVACGMMLFFALFGGVIFKVFGVSLGAFRVAGGILLLITALDMLRARPSETRTTPSEEQEGVVKEDVAIVPLAIPLLAGPGAIATAMVLMAKGDTLVSALPVLAAVVLTFVSSYFILRASGLIQRVLRQSGVAIVERVMGLILAAIAVQFMADGAKELLK
- a CDS encoding polyprenol monophosphomannose synthase → MNPALVCIPTYNERENIEAIVQAVLAADPRVDILIVDDNSPDGTGQLADGLAQADSRVRVLHREKKEGLGRAYLAAFRWALAEQYTYILEMDADFSHDPRYLSGILDAAEAGADLVLGSRYVTGGGTVNWGVGRQIISRGGSLYARSILGVGIQDLTGGFKCFHRRVLEAIDLDAVKSTGYAFQIELTYRTLRKGFTVREVPIVFEDRRVGHSKMSKKIFAEALTMVWKLRMTV
- the lpxB gene encoding lipid-A-disaccharide synthase gives rise to the protein MTNPPRILVVAGEASGDTHAAELVAALRSRRPDLTFFGMGGARLASQGVELLFDAREVSVMGITEVLPRIPRILQILKGLAGAAADRKPDVAILVDIPDFNLRLAKKLKALGVPVAYYVSPMIWAWRRGRVRTIKRLVDRMLCILPFEEDFYREAGVSARYVGSPVLEQMPAPQTAATFRERLGLATDAPTLALLPGSRMSEIRRLLPDMVEAAKRLAAERPGLQVVVPVAPTIDRVEVTSRFEGSGLTPILVEGRAPEVVGASDTAVVASGTAVLEAGLMQRPLVVVYRVSRITYWVGRLMLKVAFVSLINLLAGRKVVPELLQDDMSPDRIAEEVRRVWIPGAPREEMLQGLAEMRGRLGETGAAARAAESVLELLPPGRV
- a CDS encoding DUF4388 domain-containing protein — encoded protein: MRGARIVPDAGAGEGVDCGPLKTLLLAESHPPTLEHLKGLLSQAGYTVRAVNDPVAVLEHFAADNPDVVVLSVDLPRVDGAHVVHLLRGHGQGGRVPIVAIDKGHLGRARGVSSVLDLKVNAYVADPLKPGELVPRLESLVRAAQAVQLTGLAATLSRPAVNSGELKGYPLPALMHSIYRLRRDGVLVVAHGGLSRRVYFLRGGPVSYDSTAKADSLPSFLLARNVLNAQQAERVKEALDSGLRIGAALADAGVEAAGDELLQLLRDYDRDGVERVLGMREGRYAFYAGDDFTSEVASVDLPPLASVLDGARRCFPMKVMAASLRAHMGDYPVRSQEFGRDLQAMALDTDDLKIAMQVNGRIALKDLLAHGRGELRMAYSLLWFLKLTGGVTFSSSPVATGADMLSAAVLPDRIAPRKRKALPPETAASLREEALRIITRSYFGGLGLDIAADAEAVERAYHETAMRFHPDTYAEFDISDLRDLLDSVQDRLSASYRVLSVEEKRKAYLQYLFSRMDVGRNAAVVVEAEIALRRGGSALKRRDIPSAAKAFEEAVSLNPSEPEYYPFLAWATYRAPTGALMVRAQKAQQVLKKALSLGPYVERLHIISAIIDMDLGDAPLARKKLLRVLEYNPYSQLAKAALRKVGR